From the Equus quagga isolate Etosha38 chromosome 16, UCLA_HA_Equagga_1.0, whole genome shotgun sequence genome, one window contains:
- the FAM110B gene encoding protein FAM110B yields the protein MPTETLQTGSMVKPVSPAGTFTSAVPLRILNKGPDYFRRQAEPNPKRLSAVERLEADKAKYVKSQEVINAKQEPVKPAVLAKPPVCPATKRALGSPTLKVFGSSAKTESGVQRENLKLEILKNIINSSEGSSSGSGHKHSSRNWPPHRPDATDLHRHSFAESLKVYPTQGRGSPQESSSHVGRRLLDQSAESFLHVSHSSSDIRKVTSVKPLKAIPCSSSAPPLPPKPKVAAIATMKSPEADPVEPACGVSRRPSLQRSKSDLSDRYFRVDADVERFFNYCGLDPEELENLGMENFARANSDIISLNFRSASMISSDCEQSQDSNSDLRNDDSANDRVPYGISAIERNARIIKWLYSIKQARESQKVSHV from the coding sequence ATGCCCACGGAGACCCTACAGACAGGTAGCATGGTGAAGCCGGTCAGCCCCGCCGGCACCTTCACCTCGGCGGTCCCCCTGCGCATCCTCAACAAAGGACCCGACTACTTTCGCAGGCAGGCCGAGCCCAACCCGAAAAGACTCAGCGCCGTGGAGAGGCTGGAAGCGGATAAGGCGAAGTATGTCAAGAGTCAGGAGGTCATCAACGCCAAGCAGGAGCCCGTGAAGCCGGCCGTGCTGGCCAAGCCCCCGGTGTGCCCCGCCACCAAGCGCGCCCTGGGCAGCCCCACGCTCAAAGTGTTCGGCAGCAGCGCCAAGACCGAGAGCGGTGTGCAGAGGGAGAATCTGAAGCTCGAGATCCTGAAAAACATCATCAACAGCTCCGAAGGCTCCAGCTCGGGCTCCGGGCACAAGCACAGCTCCCGAAACTGGCCGCCCCACAGGCCGGACGCCACCGACCTGCACCGGCACTCCTTCGCTGAGTCCCTGAAGGTTTACCCGACGCAGGGCCGCGGCAGCCCGCAGGAAAGCAGCTCCCACGTGGGCAGGAGGCTGCTGGACCAGTCGGCCGAGTCCTTCCTCCACGTCTCCCACAGCTCCTCGGACATCCGCAAAGTGACCAGTGTTAAGCCCTTAAAAGCGATCCCCTGCAGTAGCTCcgcccctcccctgccacccAAACCCAAGGTCGCCGCCATCGCCACCATGAAGTCTCCCGAAGCCGACCCTGTGGAACCCGCTTGTGGAGTCAGCCGAAGACCCTCCCTCCAGCGGTCTAAGTCAGACTTGAGTGACAGATATTTCCGGGTGGACGCAGACGTGGAGAGGTTCTTCAACTACTGCGGACTGGACCCCGAAGAGCTGGAAAACCTCGGAATGGAAAACTTTGCAAGGGCTAATTCTGACATAATATCCCTCAACTTCCGCAGCGCAAGCATGATCAGCTCAGACTGTGAACAGTCTCAGGACAGTAACAGTGACCTTAGAAATGATGACAGTGCCAATGACCGGGTGCCATATGGCATTTCTGCGATCGAAAGAAATGCTAGGATCATCAAGTGGTTATATAGCATCAAACAAGCTAGAGAGTCACAGAAGGTCTCCCACGTGTAA